A segment of the Macrobrachium nipponense isolate FS-2020 chromosome 1, ASM1510439v2, whole genome shotgun sequence genome:
agaaaaaactgaatctCATTGCTctgtaatatttacaaaaaagaaatattaccacaaaataaaagacaattaaATCTTTACAAGCTTTCTTGAGCTATACTGTGTTCTGTCTGCCAATCAGAGCAGCTTTTTAACTAAACTGAAGTAACGCTgaaaatgatctaaagaaaataacGACTGACATAAGTaagtgaatttagaaaaaaatatgaaacgagagagagagagagagagagagagagagagagagagagagagagagagagagagagactttaaatgaATCCACTGTGAATGGGACTATTTCATAGAATGGTTTATTTTCGAAAAATATGGTAATAATGATTTGCATATGTTATAACAGAGAAAAGAAGACTACCCCCAAGCTACTCTGAGAGGCTTGTAAGAAAATCCTTCAATAAACACGGAAACGATTAGACAGAGTGCTGATCTTGCGTTTAACGGGTCtgcttccattttttcctttgcccATTTGATTTTGTTACCTTCAATCGTGGGGCGAAGGGGCATCAAGTCGGTCACCTCTGGGTGAAAAATTTGCGAGGGTAACTCTGTCAAAAGTTCATGAAGCTATGGAGGAAGTTACTCAATAAGTTTTACATACACAGAAGTAACACTAGGGCCTGGGTcgaatatttttcatgaaattctgAAATTTGTTAAGTAACACTGACTTTGTCTGTTTAAGTATCACTTACGGTCTTTAGCAGGTATCCAGATACTGGTTATTGTGTCTAAAAAGATCAAtcttggcaaagtcatacttctTTACTCAACACTTCCTCTTGAAGAAGGTCAAGATTAAAAGGAGAAAACCTTATCTGTCTTTAAAGACCACATTTAAAGACCTTAATCCCATTGGTCTTGATTACATTTTCAACAATGAAAAACCTAATGGTGAATTTCactatcaatataaaattatgttGACTGTTACTTCTTGGTGGAAGAAAAGATGaaactgaaaactgaaaaaatggaTCAACTTTAAACAAACTTCAAAATTTGCACCATTTCATTCAAGTTTTCCTCCTTGAGCCTAAATTGTTAAGGTTTAGTTCCATATTTTTCATCACTTACAATTccaagaaaagcccgaaaatgtACAAAGAACATGACCCATTATCTAATACTGTCAAATCTTCCTTCCAATTTCACACATGGAGTATAATTATTCTACTTAATTAAAACTCTGTTCTTTGCCCAACTTAAATTACactaattaaaagaaaacatgcAGCTGGAAAATTCTAAGCTAAACAGACTATTCTTGAAAAACCGCCATGTACATCTAAGGTTAAAGGTCATCATAATTGTGAACCACCCagagtttaagggttaaaatgccAAGTCACTGAGACTTTTAGACAGAGATTATAATATGAAAGAACGGCTGTATTTACATTTATAGATACAGGTTACTTCTAACACCCTTTTTAACAAGACGCTTTCGGTCTTCAGGTAATTTTTTCTGGAGTTTCCGGGGGATAACATATTATGGTAACCAAACCATTCTGTCAAGTTTATAATCATCTGTGAAGCAAATTACAGAGGAATTATATTCAGAATTAAAACTAGCAaggttaaattaaaaaaaaaaaaaaaaaaaaaaaagttatcaaaagCATCTTAAAATAGGGAAAATTATAATGGGGCAAATTTCGTCGCACGTCTTCACTTatagacaaaaaatatttttggactaAGAACGAAGACTCCATTTATCAATTAATAGTTGTCTATTCAAATGACCACCAttacaaaactttaaaaaaatgtttaaactaCTACTCCATACACACTGTTATCATCGAGACTTCCGCTGTCGCTTTTGATATTTCTAGTTTTCAACAGAATCTGTGGGCTAAATTTCTTAACAGCTATAAGTTTTCTCGCTGtatactcatttctaattttCTATTTAGGGGCTTCATATTTGATGTTGATCACGTCACGACATCCGTACCGATAGGTATGGTCTGTCTTGTGTACATAACCTCTGTTACTGTTGAAAATGACCTCAACGATGCCGTTAAGTAAGCCCCATTTCTAGACTCTCATAGGCTTACTAGAAAAGTTTGTTTTAAGATGAGGTGAAAACTGAAgcaaagtaaaaagaaagaagcTGGATAGCTTCAAGGTGAGAGTCGACCTAATGGAATGTATGAGTGCCTTGTGGCAGCCAGAGAGACTCCAAGTCGCTTTATAGTggataaattgataaaattataaatgaaaaatatgtggCTAAGAGAAATGAAACTCAGGTGTTTGTCTGTTTTGGTATGAATGTTTAGGTAAGAATAACCGTGGCTGGAGTCACTGTTGTAGTTTGTGACAGCTGCAATATGTCAGTGAtttatagcagcagcagcagcagtagtagtagtagtagtagtagtagtagtagcagtagtagtagtagtagtagtagtagaagtcaGGATCTGCCTTTGAAAGTCTCTGAATTCACTTGTCCTTAAGTCTAGTGGCGACCGCGTGGTTAGTTTTCCATCTTTGGGTTGCTCCACAGTCTCTGTTCTGATATCTAGCAGTCTTGAGTTTGTGTTCTCCTGCCAGttgaaaaaaattagttacaCTTATATCTAATAGTACATCTCTGCTGCCCCATTacatctttttatttcattttctcacGTGAGCATTTTAATTTGTGGGGACGATTGAAAGAATTCGTTGCCTTGCTGCAAGAGAATGATTACACAGTGTCTGCCATGTCTGTGATACAATGGTCTTCGGCTGCTGTATCAGACTGCTCACAAACGGGGAGAAAGCAGGCTGTTGCAGCTGGGGCTGACAGTTGCTACAAAAACTTAAACAACGTTATTTCTCTCTTAGAAaaggaattgataaaaatgagtCTTGTTTATGTGACTTGTCTTCAGGTACACAGctatttatcatatttaatggtatataaaattaaggaaaatgaaaacgaattataacatacaataataaaagatataacgAGGCATTTTCAACTAAATGCAGCTTTAGTTAAAAATAAACACATTACTATCAATTTTATGCACTGAGCGTTTGCATACTTGCAAATGACCATTGGTTTTGTTTACTCAGTCACGCAAGAGTTATCTATAACCTTGTATGGGATTCACTGAAACAAGTGGTTTTGAAGACGGATTCACCAAGTTATAATGCAGTAGGTATCGCCTTTCCTCAGTGACGCTAATAAACCTCTTCTGTTTGACCAATTGCTAAATTGGTAGTGGGATGGCGCCAGAtgtcaattgaaaaaaaattgagcATTGCTCTTCTTGTGttatgggagaaaaaaaaaaggggggggggcttgCAAGGGAGAGGCAATACCAAAATGCTGGCCCAAAGTCCAGGTAAAAAGGAGGAAGTGGCACCAAGGGCTAACCTAGCAGTGGATACTGAATTTTGCCATAGACTATAGACGTTTAGCTGCGAGCGGTAAGCGCAGGGTTACTTTCCTTAATGTTTAAAAGCAAGTCGTTATAGGATTTTCAATCTCTATCCTTGcaatgtttttatattcttaattatAATACCTATTACATGTTTAATAATGTTCAGTATTTCAATTCACATTTAAAATGGCATTGAATGAGACAGAAACTGACAATTGTCAGCTATGTTGGTaatccttccccctccctctctgtTTGCAGGTTTGTTttccatttgtgtgtgtatgcgattTTAGGTTGCCATTGAcatctatgctatatatatatatatatatatatatatatatatatatatatatatatatatgtatatatatattatcataactgCAATAATAATTTTGCTCTTCAAGATGAATTTGTATCAGTTAAAGTGTCTAGCAATGTACTGGATGGGACATCATCTAATTATTCAAGTGATTTGCTTAATAATTCATTACAGAACTTGTTTCAgaattaatgtgaatatatatttgaAGTCAATAGTGTCAGAGGAAAAATTGAAATACGCTATAAGCTACAGTTGTTTACTTTTATATCATAAACTCCCGGTTCGATGACCATAGTCATTGAAACTCCGAATAATTTGAACAAACCAACTAATCGATCATTCTTTACCAAGTGTTTGTAATCGTTTGACAGCTGTAAGAATTTGAGTAGAAAGTGATCTTGTAAATACTTTAATATAGATTTCTCTTCTACTATGCGCGAATTTTCAGAAATCATACGCCATTTCAAGCGCTTTCACTTTggtctatttttgttttatttctccctCCTTCTGTTTCAGATCTCCAAAAAACACATAATCATCAGAGATGAGCTGATCTTTAATTGGCTTTAATGCTTTCCCAAATGATCAGATGGCGGCGCACACAATTAAGTAAGTTTTGACTTGTGTATTTCTGCTCTTATTTTTCTCCAGATGGCCGACGACAGTCACTGTAAACATCTTAGGAAACTCAGACCCTCTCAGCAAAATTGTCGCCTGGCGATGGTGCAAGAGGCGTAGACATTAGCCAGCCACACTCTTCGCAATTGATCTCGAAGTGACAAAAGCGTATGCTGATTCTAGCTTGAAAACGGCAACAGACCGAGTCAGCGTTGTGTCTAAACACAGTATTTTGCTCACAGAACCAAACGCACACACACTTGGTGTAACACCCTCTCTTCCCCCCCGTTCCTCCCTCAATGGCAAGAGGAGTCTCCAGAGGGGCGGAACCAGATTATATGATATGTAATGCGAACCACATATCCCGTCCCCCTATACCTCTaatgtccctttctctctttactGTGCATTTGTATAGGGTGCTCAGACTTTAAATGTATCTGTAGTCATACGAACCGATACACAGAATGCAGCATGTCCGTATACCCTATTAACAGACAGTTACATAATCTAGAAATTAACCAATGTCACTTAAAAGCTTATAGGAGATTTTGTACGTTAATAGTCAGCTTAGTtgatttataataaatatgaacGAAAACATAAGTAGAATTCTGTTGTTATCTGGTGCTATATGTTTTTCTCAGTGCCTAATTTGATTGACTGAAAAAGCAAACCCTCTTTAGTTGTCATTCTGGATACAGTCtgaaatgtgaatgtttgtgaccGTAGAGATTTTAGACCTGACCCATAATTTTTTTCTACATGGTTTATATTACCCAGATATGTTTCATAATAAAAGCAAgcttacaactatatatatatatatatatatatatatatatatatatatatatatatatatacattattatatgtatgtatgtatgtgtgtgttgaatTCAAGAAAGAAAGTCATTAGAAATGACAATTTTACCGGTCTTTATACCATAAGCAATGTAACGTTTCCCAATATGCACAAGATgcctaaaaaaattacatttaattgCCTATGGATATGAGGAAAAGTACAATTATATAGACGAGACATTATAACGTGCTTCCCATTAAAACTCAAGGTCTAGAGAATTATCCCATGAAATTCCGTataaagcaaaaaggaaaaatggaaataaagatttttttaatgtcttctaAACGACATAGCTTTCGCTCAGTGAACTTATAccagattattttatttattcgacTCTCGAGGCTGTGTTAATTCCATCCGAGTGGTGACGAAGTTGTAAacaactgtctgtctgtctgtctttaccACGGACCGTGGTCTTTACTGTTGTCACGGCGGGAATCGGAGGGTCTTCACAAATCGAGTTTTACAGTTTATATTTTGTTCAGTAGTGATTAAGCTCTAAAATAGACAACAATAGACAATTTACAAACTTGTCACAATAACTTTGTTGAAATATACATATGttgtattatagttatatataatatatataatatatattatatatataatatatatatatatatatatgtatatatatatatatttttatatatatatatatctatatatatatatatatatatatatatatatatacacacacacacacacacacacacacacacacacatatatatatatatatatatatatatatatatatatatatatatatatatatatatatataaaaactctcgTTCTTTTGAACTGTTTCAAGTTATTTTGACATCTTGTCTGTAAGGTACGAGTAGCTGATAACAAGTTTAGACATATTAGTGTACAAAAAATATACGATAACTTTCAACAGTTATCGTATATTCATAAACCAAAatcagattaataaataaaagtggtGGTGCTTTGATATTGGATATCTCAGATTTCTTTTGATGACGCCTATTTCGTCGGATTTCTCAAATtagtttttggatttttcttaattctttccAATAAACACGTGGCGATCTTTGTCACTATGGAGGTGTCGTATTACATGGTATCAGAGATCCCAGAGATTATTATGAAATTGTAAGGCCGGCTGATGACGGTCATGTGACGCAAAAGAATATTCGAAAATGTTAGAGAATTTGACGTTGCCATTTCCTGTTTAAGGTGTTCATTTGCCCAAGACCCTCGTGAATATACGTAGACTTTAAGTTTGCCTATATATGCAAGTAAGATACTGAGTTTCTTACGTATGTAGCTGAACTATTAGCGTTAACTATTTTGGAATTTGTACtttaaaaaaagtgattgaaccggTAATTTTTCCTCATTGCcaaatattttcactttaaaaTTAAAGTTCTCTCTTAGACTATTAATTCTTTTCCTTCATCACagtttcaaaggagcctcctgaGAAATAGTAAGTTTCACTTCTGTGTATTCTGTATTAAACTGCGTTTCATTGCCTTCTAATGAACAACTACTGTACTTTCATTTGTCACTCTAAAGTCTAAATCCTAATCTGACTCATTCTTGTGTCAATGACAGATGCCTAATGTGTAAATTGGCTTTGCTtgtttcatttgagaaatatgaGACAGTTTTGTTCTTCAGGATGGAAACATGGCATTTTGTTTGTGAATCACGCTCATgacagactattttttttttctggatacaGCGTTTTTCTGTATTTTGATGTTTGTGAAGCATTTCGAAACAGTTTAGAACACTGGTTCTAAAATAGTTTTACGAATCGCTTTGCAGCTTGTCTTTATAAAATATAGGGCGTAATGGCTCCAAACAGGCGTCCGCGGACAACTGAAGTATGTATCCATTCGTAAATTTATTCAAGTTACACACTTGTGTGTAATGTTAGCGTGATCTTACAGTCCCACTTATTCaaccgttagagagagagagagagagagagagagagagagagagagagagagagactggtgggGGGTAAACTAATAGGGTGGTTCCTTTAATCTTCCTTGGCCATCCAAACAGCCTTATGGTCCATGGAAAAGTGTGGGCCGCATGGTCCTGAAATCGCCCCCCCCCCTACCTCACCCATAACCGGGGCCCCCCTCCCAAAACCCCACACCACTAGAATAGAGACGGGGCCCTTTGACGTGAACCGCTCACCGCTGACAACTGATGATGCTGATCGCAGTGTGACAGCGCCCCGACCGATACCTCCGGTCGATTTTGAAAGACATATTACGCTATTCAGCCAGCCCTTTTCGGGAACGGAGACAATATGTTAGTCAAGCCTTTGATAACTAACCCAGGGACTCGGGGAAATAATACTGAAGGTTTAAACaaaagactgatttttttttttttcgtttttgggtCTTTTCGCTTTTCTTTTTCCGTTGATGTTCGCTCTCTCCCTTTTCTCGtaaattcatcatcatcttcttcttcttcttcgctgaaGGACTTATTCGTTTGGCCCTCGCTCGGATTACCGCTCTGCAGACCTGAGGAAGTGGCGTCATAAATGCGTCGCATATGAACATTGATATCGTACCCATGCCATCCGAAGTGACGTGTAACCCAACTCTTGGCCAtccaagagtctctctctctctctctctctctctctctctctctctctctctctctctctcagttattttAGCCTCCTTTGCAGTTTCcaaaagtaatattttcatattcttaaaaaaattggaatatctttctctctctctctctctctctctctctctctctctcaagtattttAGCTTTCTTTTCGTTTCTCAaagatattttcatgttaaaagatttctctctctctctctctctctctctctctctctctctctctctctctctctgaattttagCTCTCTTTTCACTTCcataaagattatatttatatcttctaAAAATAATTGCTCTTTAATAAACCTTTATCAGAAAGTTAACAATCTTTAAGGTTTTTCATAAAGTTTAAAGCACAAACAGCTAatagaaaaagaagtaaagaagaaACAGCTTATAAAATAGAAGTAAGCAAAAGTCTCTCCGATATTAACTCTTCAGAGTAGAACAAGCAGGTACCAAGCAAATATGCACACAGATACCTGAAAGAAATCTCTGAAAGATCAAACGGAAaacgtaagaaaaaaatattcatcaaatcATATGCAGACTGGGGACTGTCACCAGGGATGATTTGGTTATCCCATATCCTATGTAGTTGCATCACGCAAGCATTTTGGAAAGTTGCATTTGTGATGTTTATCATTTAGAAATTTGTCAAagtaggaaaaaaattaattgtgtTTATCTTACTGTtaacaatttaaagaaaaagtGCCACActtcgtaattatatatatatatatatatatatatatatatatatatatatatatatatatatatatgtgtgtgtgtgtgtgtgtgtgtgtgtgtatatatacacacatacatatatatatatttattatatatatatatatataatatatatatatatatatatatatatataaaataaatgcttttATCCTGCATTTGATAATTTAAAGCAAAACTGTCACAcatttctcaatatatatatatatatatatatatatatatatatatatagatatatatatatatatatattatatatatatatatatatatagtccgtgAGTCAATGAAACTATCACTAAATGGAAGgcaactttattttaaaaaaactcaaaGGATAAAACAAAACTGGCTATAATTAACTGCAGCTTTATAGTATTAACATTAACAGATAATGCCATACGTGAGAGCTTTCACCGACACAGCTTTTTCCCACAGACCCCAAATATTGTTTACTTTCTCAAGCCCAGACCCAGCTTGCGTCAACAGCCCCCTTCATCACTTTCAAACACACCCAAAGACGTTAGATCATCtccatctctttttatttctttacttttctttccACTGTGACGGACACCGCCAGCCTTACGCTATTCGCTCAATATCAATCTGACAGAAGCAGAGAGCAAACGCCTGAATAGAAACGACGGCAAAAGTTCATAATATCTGGCTTATTTCAATGGAACTGGAATGGATGGGGTGGGAGGGCGATGGCCATTCCGTCCTCCCTCCAATACCGTCTCCCCCTCCCTATCCCTTGGAATTGGGACggggagggggaaaggagggAGGAACTTGGCTAGGGCTTATTCAAAAGGTGTCAATGTTATATTCACACAGAGATCGAGCATGGAATTATGAGTCACCAAAGGGAGGCTGTAAGGAATATGTCCTCCAGTGACAATGCACACCTGGAAACGCCAGAGAGGTGACGCCTGGCAGCTCGCCACACGGCCCTTCCAGAGCTATGGCTGCAGTTGTCAACAAATCAGGGGCCGGCTCATTTTACGCCGCACACAAACAAACCTTCATATTTTTAGCGCATATTTGatgtacacacagaaacacacacacatacacacatactttcTTACATTTACCGTCGAAAGTACAaacacatatttatgtacaaatacTGAGCACGGTTCACCCACGCACACACTTTCATACTCTACCATATACGTACAGTGCACTCACACacatgcttatgtatatatacttatggaGCGCGCTCACCATAATTTCATACATTTATGCATACAGCACGCACTTGAATTACTAAAACGCATACTATCGGTATATAAACTTCAATACACATACTGTACACAGTAAAAGCACGCTTTCTTACACCTAAAATCCacagcacgcacgcacacatatccATGTAAGTTTTCCCTGGTCGGACAGAAAAATCGGAGCGTTGTCAACTTTTTTATTAAGAGCCTCAGACCGATGGCTCATGATGACCATGAGAGAGTTCAACGCGCAGCTGAATGGTTTTAAGCGCACATGGATTATCACCCACAAGACTGAAAGAATAGCGAGGGAATCAACGAGGGGATGTAGCTG
Coding sequences within it:
- the LOC135218842 gene encoding uncharacterized protein DDB_G0271670-like; the protein is MTRDSEEKLQRNINMSKIKFMRLNRNQELEATNASVEGEKMEAVVKTKVAGCMQKIRRSVRITVAGVTVVVCDSCNMSVIYSSSSSSSSSSSSSSSSSSSSSSSSRSQDLPLKVSEFTCP